A stretch of DNA from Campylobacter gracilis:
GGTAAGCACGATGTATCGCGCGGCGTTTTCGAAATCGCCTTGCGCGAAGCTGTCCTCGCCGCGCAATTCTTTCAGAGTGTAGCGCGTGGATTTTACGCTAAGGCTTGCTAGGCGATGGCGCGCCAGCTCCTGAAGCAGCGCGCGCGAAATACCGCTGATGTAGAAGTTGTAGTAGAGGTGCTCCAGCGTGCTTGAGTGCTTGAGCTGGTTGCCGACGCGATCAATGAGCGCTAGGTCTTTGGCGCCGCCGCAATCGCCGCGCTCAAAGCTCTGCCAGCAGGTGCGGATGGCGTTTGAACAGACCCAAAGCGGAGTGAAATTTAGAAGCTTGACTTGCATGATTATCCTTTTGAAATTTTAAGCGCATTTTAACGCTATCGCACTTTTAAACCGATAAAATTTCGCAAAACGACGCTTTTAATAAACGAAGCTTGCGCCTAGCTTTGCGGGCAGAAGCGCCCCATTTTATCTTTTTTCACTGCCGCCGCGAGAGATTAAAATTTCATCCAGCTCGTAGCGCGTGTGCGGATATTTGCTAGGCTCACCATGTCCCAAAGCTACGACGATCGCAGGACGAAATTTCGCCTCTAAAGCGCATAATTTTTCCAAAGCTGCGGCGTCAAAGCCTGTCATTATGCACGAGCGCACGTCAAAGCCCTCGGCAATATTAGCGATATTTGCCGCTAAGATATAAAGCTGCTTGGTCGCGTAGTTCATCAGCGCTTCGTCGTCTAAGCCTGCAAATTTCG
This window harbors:
- the thyX gene encoding FAD-dependent thymidylate synthase yields the protein MQVKLLNFTPLWVCSNAIRTCWQSFERGDCGGAKDLALIDRVGNQLKHSSTLEHLYYNFYISGISRALLQELARHRLASLSVKSTRYTLKELRGEDSFAQGDFENAARYIVLTGNEAVDNASVAALENLRVILQTPISLDIAKYCLPECYKSELSWSINARSLQNFLALRSSKAALWEIRELASKIYDALPQEHKFIFQSCMASREKTQDEG